cacacacacatatatatgtatgtatgtatgtatatatgcttgGACCATGTTCAAGACCTGAGCCGCCATATTGTGGGACCTTTCTACCAAAATATTAGAATTGCTTAATTCCATAGGGAATTTCAccaatttggtccctaaacaTTTTCACTTAAATCAATTTCGCCCTTCATTAAATATTTTATCTAATTTAGTCCCTGAACTAGTTTTTTACTTTCAATGTAGGActttttactacattttacTCAATTTGCGTGGACCAAAGGGGTATAATTGTCATACTAGATTAATCTCCTGCAATTATCCACTGAAACGGAATAGATATCATTACAAAAAGGAACGAGCATCTGGTTTGAAGACATTAGGGCTCATTTTTAGTTGCCCAATTGTATCTGCAAAGGAGCACATGTAAGATGCATCAAGGGAAAAAGTATTTCAATGGAGCATCAAGTTCATGCAGCTTCCAACACTCAAATCATAAGGATAAGGAAAGTGAAAATTTATCAGGGGTGAAAAGAGAGAAGGTAGGTCAGTACAATGGATTTGAGAGCGTGTTTTGTGATTGTAATGAACCATGTCGAATTGCTACTTCGTGGACATTGTCAAATCCAGGAAGAAGATTCCACGGCTACAAGAATTATAAggtattttttctattttgttaATATATTTCAGgggaattaattttttaattttggtaGTATAATCGGATATGGGTATTTAGTAGTAATTTGTGCTTTAGATTAACTTGCAATAATAGGTAATCTAATTGGGGTATTGATATTGATTATAGTCACCGAAGGCTTGCAAGTACTTTTTGTGGTATGATCCACCAATGCCGGAGATGACAAAAAATACAATGGCAAAACTTTTGAAGGAACTAAGGAAAGCTGAACAAGAGAACCAGTTCATGAAGATTGAACTTGCAAGGttgaaagaagagaagaaaatgatgaaggCTGAAATTTGAAAGTTAAGAGATAAGAGCAAGTTGCTAGTTTTTGTTGCTGTTTGTTGTGGTTGCTTGTTAATTGTTGTGCTTGTTGGCAACGAGAAAAGAGGACATGCTAAACAAGACTTGGGGCTCCAAATGTTAGTTTAGATGAATTAGAGAAATGCATGTAGTTGCTGTTAGCCTTTTGTTGACGAAGTTGTAAGGTGGCTATGGTTGGCCTTAATTTTGTTTGACTATGATTTGGTTGTAAGGCTGTGTAAGCATTTGATGAAGCATTTGTGTAAGTAATATATGTAATGGATGGACAATTTTTATATATGGACATGTTGATAGGCCTTCCTGAATGAGATTAAAAATTAGATTTAGCCCATTGTAATCTGTTTTGTTGGAAGCTGTCTTCTGTTGATGAAATACAGAATTAGCAAATTTTGTTGGAACCTGTAGTTGATCCGCAGTTTTATTCGCTTTCTCAAGTGTCCTTATTTGATGTAGGCTAGTGAGGGAATTGCAGAACCTCACTCCAAATCTGTTTGTTCCCACTCTAGATAAGACTGATCAAACTAAATGGCTAGCTGGTTCTTGCTACATTTCACATCGGCTTTGAGACCTGCTGGAGCTAAGGTTGAATGATGCAAATTTGTGTGGGATAAAGATAGCATTCCTTGGTTCTCCTTCATTCTTTGGTTGCTTTGCCACAAACATTTAGCAACCCCAAATACATCAAGAAAATTGGTTCTGGCTATAACTGTATATCAAGCTTGGAAGGCCAGATATGAAGTCATTTACAAGCATCTCTCTGCTACTGCTAAAGCTAATTGGGATATCATCGTGGAATAGTGTTTCACTCATAATTGTTTTGATAGGTGTATCATGTTGCTGATTATGTTTCATTGTTCATAGTATGGAATATATAGATATGTTTAGTGAGCTATTGATGTAACTGAGCTAACTGCTCCATGTATAAGCTTTACAACCTGATTAATAAAACttgcaaaattaataaaaactaCTATTTTGCTCCCattctcaaaaaattttttgcaGTGACCTCTCAGGATCTTCAGTTTTCCTTGTACACCGAAAGCAGAGGAAGACACAAGCGTGTTAGCCAAACAAGAATCTCTAGGTTATCCCTTCAATTAATTACTTGAGCAAAATGCATCAAAATTATCATTACTCCAcgaaattttacatcaaatggTTGGAAAGTCTTAGGATCTTTgagaattcaagtacaaaatcagGTTGAGTATGGAGTCTTTAAAAGTTTAGATTTCTGTTAATCATGTGCCAGGTATGTACACAACATTTTGAAAAAGCTAGATAGAGTTAGTTATACCAAACAAGAAGGCAGACAAAAGGAAACCTACATAACCACGAGAAAGTCATGACTCCATCTCTCGTACCTGTGCTACTAAACTCTGAAATGTCTATACCATCCGGAGTTAGGTAAGGATAGACATGCTAATTCTGCAATTTTAATCTCATTCTGGATGGTAAGAATAGCCATTCAGGTAGCTAATGGTGTCTTAAAAAATTTGGCAAGATTTCGCCTTAAAATTTGACACTTTCTAAACACAACCAACCCATGTAACACCTGATGATTATGCAACCAACAAAAGATATTAGGAATTTCATATAACCAGTGAATGCCAATTGTCCAAAAGAGATCAATGCCAAGCTCATGTCTAGGCAATGAGATACATGGCAAGATAACATCGGCAGACttttacaaaacaaaacaacACAATGATAttttctgttctctttcccCCACAAGATCAGTACGCTATAATTACAATTGTAAGATCTATATTAGGGAGACTTCATGCCCTAAACATGTGCAACAAAAAATTAAGCAGTCAGGGGGGTTCACATCTATTAATCATCCCTCCAGTATTGCTATGTCagcttcatcatcatcttcatctaaCACCCTATGTGTCTACATAAATCACATACATGCGTTAGGGAATAGAGTAGACAACGAATTTCCAATTTTGCTTAACAATTATACACACAAACTGACCGTTTGTTTTCTCCTGGCCTTTTTCCGTTTTGAAGCAGGAAATGGACCATAAACTGACATAGCAGCCCGTCTTTTTCTCTAAGATCGAGCCTGAAAGGAATCACAAGTTTGCCTATTATGTCCAGTTTTCTTGCAAACTGAACACTTCATCACATTTTCCGGCAAATCAGTAGAAATAGCTTAGGGAGCCGAAAGCTGGAACTCTATCACTTTAGCATCTTCAGTACCAGCTTTTGTAATTCTACCTGGGACTAGAAAAGCCTACAATTAATTGAGCAAAAGAACATACAGCCATTAAAAGAACTGTAGTcagaaaaatttagaaaaacatAGAAACACAGCAAACCATTATTTGATAAAGATACGGTAGCAGCTTTTTGTTGGTCTCTTCCACTTTCCCCATCATTGAAGGCTTGATATACATCTGTTAAACAAAAAAGTATCAATTTATGTTAGTTTTGAATTAatcataaacaaaaaaaattaattcaacaaGCAATCTTGAGTACCAGCTGTGATAGTTGATCCATGGTCTTCATTCACTTCAGGCCTCTCAGTTGTCTTACTTAGTTGTGGACAAGTCCTCTTGTTATGGCCTTTCTCCTTGCAGAAGCTGCATTTATTGGAGTTAGACGATGGTGGCCTACCACAGCATGAACCGGGCAGCTCATTCACAGGAATGATCAATGGGTATTTTCTAATAGTATGACCTTCTAAATGGTAGTTTGAACACTTTATTTTCACAAGTCCTCTTCTAGGCAGTTTTATTACACCTACGGAATTGGCCCTTGGCTCATCAAGCTCTCTTCTCCGTGCTTTTCTTGGCCTACTAGGGAGCTTTAACTTTGTTGGAGGTAGCACCGGCTGTTTTTTGGACTGGACCCAAGCATTCAGACCACTCATTGGAGCTATGGCTGGTTCATATGCTTTCAAGTAATTCTCTCTTGAGTAATACTGATGAACCATCGATTTGGGAGTTACACCAGTCAATGAAATACAACATATGGCATGGCAACAAGGCCAGCCAGTCAGGTCCCATCTTCGACACGTACATGTTTGTTTTTTGAGATCAACCACATACTTTCCGCCATACGCATGTGTCACTTCAAACTGGTCCTCCTTGGACCATCTTGCAATGTTTGAAGCAGCTTCTGTTTTTGCCTTCTCAagttttttctgaattttgggACATATCTTGTCATTTCTCTTCTTCATCCATTCTCTCTTGGTTCTCAGCCTTTTCATTAGATAAATTTTGAGTGTCTCAAGCATTCCCAAAATTGGTTTTTCCCTAGCTTCCATAATGACTGAATTAAAACTCTCGAACAAATTGTTGAGTAGAATATCGCACTTTGGTGTGGTCCGAAAGTGCGATCTTGACCAATGACAAGGTGATGTGTTTTCAATTAGCTATTTCCATGCTTTTCCATCATATTccttcaaactctccatctGATTTTCAAACCGTGTCATGTAGGATGACTGAGCACAAGTCCAAAATCTCTCCTTCAATGCCAAACCCGAGTGCAACTTCTTGAAGTTGTTGTGGAGGTGCCTGACATAGTGTCTATGCTCAATTTCTGAAAGCACTTCATGAATTGCAGTCCCTAAACCCTGTTATAAGATTACATATGaaattaagtattaaatttcaATAAGAATTAATTATTAAATTTCAGCAAgaattaagtattaaatttcagtaaaaataaaaattaattaattcagCAAGAGAGTACCTTTTGTCTATCACTAATAAGTGTCCACTTTCTTTGGCCATAAATTTTCAAGTCGCACTTCAAAAATTCGACGAACCACTTCCAATACATCTTGTTTTCAGCCTCTACTACTGCATAAGCAATGGGATACAGGCAATCATTTGGATCAATCCCAACAGCTGTCAATAGCACTCCGGGGTGTGGATCTCGTAAATGGCAGCCATTCACTCCAATGACGGGCCTACATGCAGACTTATATCCTCTTTTTAGTGCCTCAAAGCAGACATACAGCCTTTGGAATCTCTCTCTCCCAATGTCTTCATCTAACTCTGTCTCCGTGTACACAGTGGAACCCGGATTACATTTTAGCAGCTCGTCGCAATAATCCCAAAGCCGTTGATACTGTTCTTTATAGCTCCCATGGATTATGATCTTTGCTTTCATGAATGTCTTGTAGACTTGTGCTATAGTGATGTGAACATTAAGTTCCGAATGCACCTTCTCCCTGAATTCCTCAACAGTGATTCTCTTATTCAACCTTAAAAATTCTGTATATTTTTTAGCTAGAAAATCTGAGGTAGCTCTCTTGTGGTAGAATGTCCGGCCACAAGTGTGCTCAGTCCCATAGTCTTCATCACAAGAGAGTCATCACCGGTTCAACCATAGAGGCAAACAGCATCCATTGACAATTTTCTGCCTTGTATTTAACTCTCATCCGTGTAGCATCTTGTTTTACCCGTTGGATATCCTTGCCCCACTTGACTGTGTAGTTATCCACACCTAACTTGAACAATTGTTTATTATCAAAACCTGTCCAACATGAAATTTAGGATTTTCCATATCCACATCAGGCTTAAACCTCACAAGACTCGGGTTCTtagcctttttcttctttttgctgTCTTCATCCGAGGAGGACTCACAACTTTTCAACTCATCTGAGGCAAGCGAATCAGATTCCTTGTGGACTGGAATCTGATCTAAGTGCAAGTCCTTCAAAGAATGATCTTTGGCTCTATCTTTTTTCTTCTCAGCTGCATGCATAGACATTTTCCGTTTCTTACACTCCTTGCCCCTACTTTTTGCTCCACCATCAGGTTATATCTTTCTAATTCGACAACCTAACTCTTGCTCAGGTGTAACAACGCAACTCTGAAATAtaacatcttcttcatcatggCTAAAATCATAATCGCTATCATGGAAGCTTTCAACTCTGGATGAATCCGAATGGACAGCATCATCATCACCATCATCATTACCATCATTTCCTCCATGTTCAGCAGGCtctgttttttcattttttgacttcaCATGCTCCATCATTTGCTCAACTTGGACTGGTATTTCTTCGAAGTCAGCTAGATCAATATCATCAAAGGTGAGCCCCACATATAAATTATCATCTTTTAGTTGAATCTCCTCAACAGTTGCAGCACCTAAATCAGTGTTGCTATTAACGTCTCGTATATGGAATTCATAGACACCATACACGTCAACTTCTCCATATGTTTTACCAATGCAAGCCACGTCTATTGCATCATCCTCACTATCTATTTGCCGAAGCTTCAGGACATTTTTTTCACAGGGGATTCCATACATCATCTTTGAATCCTCCCGACAGCCCACAAAAGTGCAAAAGTCCTGCAGAATTGACTTACTAACTCTCTCTAGAATAACTCCTTCAAATGTTTCCACGCTACCCCCTACATATGCTCGTTTTGGCTCTTTAACATAGACACCACCATAATGTACTTTCAAAGTAAAATAGTCCACATCTTGACCtgcttttttatttaaaaaaaaacagaaatctTTTATTATTTCTCAGATGCAGAACCTTGGCCCCAGTTATGTCTGACTTTTCATCAACATGAAAGCAACGCATAGTATACTTTAAAGGCACAGGGACCACATCACAGTTcacaaacaaacaaatttaCTTTAATTGAGACCAAATTTCACCACCTAAATCAAAAGCATACatattcaatttcaaaattaccAACATTTCAACATCACAAATCTCAGGAAAACAAAGTAAAATTTTGAAAGTACCATACCTAAACTAAATGCTTTATCTTACCCATGTGGAATCTATAAGCActttaacaaaaaattttaacatcCCCTAACCTGTTCATGCCTCGCCACTGAAGTACAATACTGCAAAATTAACCCCCCCTCCCTCAAGTCCTTCCATTATACATTATATCACCATTCCAACATATTAGTGGGTAGTGGCACTCAACTCAAGCACCTCATGCATACGGTTGATGAAGGTTAGGTTTGAAGTTAGCCGACTTACCTGATCTTGTTGATGACTCCACTTGATCGTTGCAATCCTTGACAGAATCGCCATCGTCTATTGCCTGAGCTCGTGGCGTAGACATTTCGATTCTGGCCTCCAGCGTCTGTTCACCGCTCGTCCTAGTTGTTCTCCCAATTTTTCCCATTTGAGTTCTATTTCCAACGATAATCGCATGGGCGGGATAATGATATCTAATCCATTTCAGTGGATAATTGCAGGAGATTGAGCCAGTGTGACAATTATACCCCTTTGGTCCACGTAAATTGAgtaaaatgtagtaaaaagTCCTATATTGAAAGTAAAAAACTAGTTCAGGGACTAAATTGGTTAAAATATTTAATGAAGGACGAAATTGATTTAAGTGAAAatgtttagggactaaattggcaaAATTCCCAATTGCATAAGACAAGTAGAAATTGAAACTTTGAATGTTAAACATTAAATCCATTCAGAAATGGGACGATTCGAAGTGCTATGATTACAACTCCAAATAACTACACTTGCGTATCTTCTTTCACCTCACTACTGTCCTGAATTTGCAACCCATGATTGCAGAACTTCTTTCTGCAAACCACTTCTGCAATCCACCTCCAGTAATTGACAAATAAGTAATCATTATAAAATTCCAAAACACAAACTTAGGACAAAAACTATTGACAAATTAATAAACAATAAGATTCTAAATCAcagacttaggttaaaaaataactatttaAATACATAATTAATAACTTAGAACAATGTAGATTTGGGCAGAGTCTTAAATAAATCCAACATAGTTGGGGACCAGCCGATGCTTGAATTGACAGATTAAAATGGATAAGgaataactaaaaataaacatgtTGGGTAGCAAAAATAGTATAAACCTTTTTTTAGAGAAAGTAATGCGCACTATTTTGGTTAGTGGTTAAGGTTGTGAATTCAAAATTAGAGGTCCTGATTTTAATTCCCATTCCcttttcttacttcttaaatTCCATCATTCTTCCATcagaaaaaaatttcaaaaaaagaaaaacattggGTGCTTGTTTGGAGGTAAAATGTTTTCTGAAAAAACATTTTCGACATTTTCCGCCGTTTGGCTCTTATGGCTAGTTTGGGAGCAtaggataaaaaagaaaagatgagaaaacttaagttatgaaagaaaagaaaagaagagcaaaTAATGATAGTGATTTTGATGTTATTTGGGAGtttagaaaagaaataaaatgattttggatatatatatatcattaaaACTTTGTCATTAAAATTTTGTTCAGAGCTCATCTAAGGATAGaaatgatattttgaaaaaaaatttgtaggCTTTCTTCGACACCCATTCAAATCAAACCATAAATGGGCGGAAAAGTTTTCCAACTATAGCAGCATAGTGAATCCCTCAAAATCAGGTCAAATCCTTTGTTTTCTGTCATGAGTAAAcctgcaaatgaaagaaaagtatTCCTTCCTcttactttctttcttttcctatcaAATGCCAGctcccaaactagctattaATTAAGTggagaaaatattttttgggtaAAAAGTTTTCTTTCAAAAGGCGGAAAACAACTTACCCCAGCAAGTTACTGAAGCTATTTTCTTTTAATCGAGGGTCTCCAGGTGGAGCTCTTTCTAATTACTTCGACAAAAAAATGATCAAGGAGACACTGATCGAAAGAGATAGAGAGGTCACCAACAATGACCTCCATCTCCAGTGAAGGGACTGATCCAAGATTAGATTCCAGCGATGTAAAATTCTCCaggtctttttttttcccactcTAAAGGCACTATGCAAGTCTCTGTCCTTTGTATTTCGATCAAGGATACAGACAGTGGAAAAGAAGGGAGAGATCACCAAGGTAAACCTCCATCCCCGGTATCGGCAACAACTACGTGACTCAGGTAATACTAGGGTTAAATCTATGGTTAAATTTGGTTTTCCAATTTAGGCATTTATCGACTTTTTGTTGTGCTGCTGCAATTTCTGAGAATTACGTTACTAATTTTTCTCAAGGATTTGAGATTTTGCTTTGAAAAATCTTTAAACTTTTTTTAATCCACGGAAGCTCTTGGTATTCTGAATATTTGGCAAAATTTTGCTCTGTTCCCTTTTTCATACTGGTTGTACAATTGATTGAAAAGCCATCTTATGACCAGTTGCCTCATTCTGTAGTATCCACTCTTGAGAATTGAGCTATGATTTCAATTGTAAGATAGTGATAAGTACTACATGTAtggattttattcttttgttgaAAGATTAGGTGATGAGaaactatcttttttttttttagggtagATGAGAAGCTATCTTCAGTGTCTAAACTATTAGTATATTTGTTTATGTGCTAATGAACTTTGCTTTCGAGTTATTTTTTCCATAATGCAGCAAACGTTCCTTTCCCAATTGCGATAGTATTACTGAGAGTTGGATTAAGGGTCAATATAGACTTTAAGCTCTCTTTTTTAAATTGCTTTGTTGAACACACAAATGCATCTTAATTTATCAACTTGCAACTTGTGTTGTTTATATTCAATTGGTACAGCTACTGCTGCCAAATATCTTTTCTAATTAATGCTTGAGTGGTTAGCACGGAAGATGTATGATATTGCTCTATAAGTTGCAAAGGGTACTTTTCGTTCTcgtatattaatttttttttaagtttaggGTATTTATTTAGATGTTGTCAGctaattttggaaacttttttTGGTTTCTCTATTCATTTTTAGATCATagcaaggacttgttcatggcCCTGAAAGAGAAAT
This Coffea arabica cultivar ET-39 chromosome 3e, Coffea Arabica ET-39 HiFi, whole genome shotgun sequence DNA region includes the following protein-coding sequences:
- the LOC140038550 gene encoding uncharacterized protein, which encodes MSMHAAEKKKDRAKDHSLKDLHLDQIPVHKESDSLASDELKSCESSSDEDSKKKKKAKNPSLVRFKPDVDMENPKFHVGQVLIINNCSNYGTEHTCGRTFYHKRATSDFLAKKYTEFLRLNKRITVEEFREKVHSELNVHITIAQVYKTFMKAKIIIHGSYKEQYQRLWDYCDELLKCNPGSTVYTETELDEDIGRERFQRLYVCFEALKRGYKSACRPVIGVNGCHLRDPHPGVLLTAVGIDPNDCLYPIAYAVVEAENKMYWKWFVEFLKCDLKIYGQRKWTLISDRQKGLGTAIHEVLSEIEHRHYVRHLHNNFKKLHSGLALKERFWTCAQSSYMTRFENQMESLKEYDGKAWK